A single Ammospiza caudacuta isolate bAmmCau1 chromosome 6, bAmmCau1.pri, whole genome shotgun sequence DNA region contains:
- the TMX1 gene encoding thioredoxin-related transmembrane protein 1: MAAPGRAGPALRAALCALLCLALAAAARGRPSPVKVLSDGMWRELLQDEWMVEFYAPWCPACESLQPEWEKFAEWGEDLGVNVAKVDVTEQPGLSGRFIITALPTIYHCKDGEFRRYQGARNKAAFINFINDKEWKSIEPVSSWFGPSSFLMSSMSALFKLSMWIRHGHGYLTENLGIPVWGSYAVFGLATLFLGMVLGLLMVFLADCICPSKRHRAPQLQPQPRKQGPEPAHLLKSRYEEQEGDEGDVSDEEAEGKEGSKRDSSPSGVRQRPVPRAAPLQKS; the protein is encoded by the exons atggcggcgccgggccgggccgggcccgcgcTGAGGGCTGCGCTCTgcgctctgctctgcctggcgctggccgccgccgcccggggcAGGCCGAGCCCCGTGAAGGTGCTGTCGGACGGCATGTGgcgggagctgctgcaggacgaGTGGATGGTGGAGTT CTACGCGCCCTGGTGCCCCGCCTGCGAGAGCCTGCAGCCCGAGTGGGAGAAGTTCGCCGAGTGGGGAGAGGACCTTGGAGTGAACGTGGCCAAAGTGGATGTGACCGAGCAGCCGg GGTTAAGTGGACGATTTATCATCACAGCCCTCCCTACCATCTATCA CTGCAAAGATGGAGAGTTCAGGAGATACCAGGGAGCCAGGAATAAAGCTGCCTTCATTAACTTCATCAATGATAAGGAGTGGAAATCCATTGAACCGGTGTCCTCCTGGTTTGGGCCTTCCTCTTTCCT gATGAGCAGCATGTCAGCCTTGTTCAAGCTGTCCATGTGGATCAGG CATGGCCATGGCTATTTAACAGAAAATCTTGGAATACCAGTCTGGGGCTCCTATGCTGTTTTTGGATTGGCAACTCTGTTTTTAGGAATGGTCCTGGGACTT CTGATGGTGTTCCTGGCAGACTGCATCTGTCCCTCCAAGAGGCACAGAgcaccacagctccagcctcagccaA GGAAACAAGGTCCAGAGCCAGCTCATCTGCTGAAGAGCAGGTATGAAGAGCAAGAAGGAGATGAGGGAGATGTCTCAGATGAggaagcagaggggaaggaggggagcaAGAGAGACTCATCCCCGAGCGGTGTCCGGCAGCGCCccgtgcccagggctgctcctctgcagaaATCTTAG